The Syntrophales bacterium sequence CTTGTACATCCTTCACCTGTTTCTGGACATCTGATCCACCGCCAATAATATTCAGCGACGCCCATGTCAACAAAGCTGCCACAGGGTTGAGTTCAGAACCATAAGCGAAACAGCCCAATCTCGCAGCCTCGAAAGGTACGCTTCCACCTCCACAAAAAGAGTCACCCGCACAAGCAACATGACCAAATTGGCGTCCGCTGAGTTCCTGTACCAGTTCTGATAAAGAAGATACTTTCGTCCTGAGGTGATTATTAACCTCTTCCCATGTTTCAGATGATGGTCCGTCAATCTCTTCCGCTCTGACACAGAACTTCAGTTTTTCGTCGTAGCCCATCCGGCTGAAGGCCCGGCGCTGCATGTGTTCGCGATCCTCCCGGCCGGCGGACTTTTTCCACTGGATCCTGCCGTCCTTTCGGGTGAAATAGAACTCCTTCTCGGAATCTGTGGCGTGCGGATAGACCTCACCGGCGGGTATGTTCCCCCGGCGCCGCATCCAGAGACCTTCCTCGTCCATGGTCATGAGTTTGAGGAAGATTTCTCGGTCTTTCTTCAGGTCATCCGTGGCGGGCAAGAGGAGTCCCAGGAGGGCCGCCCGGACCAGGACCAGGGGTTTCCGGCCCCACCATTTGCCCAAACCAGTTAACGTTTGACCAGAAACTGCCTTCCTTTCCTTGTAGCTTTCCTTGGAGAGCTTGCTGACGGGGAATTGTGTCTCGATAAAGGTTAAGCCTGACATGGTTCACCGTTACAGCTCGCTAAAAAGGCCGCCCTGCTTGGAGGGACTTTTTATGTTCCGCTTCTTTTTCTTTGGGAATGGCCCATGTATGATTTTATCAGTGGGCATCTTGGCCTTCTGGGGAAGGCGGATGGTCTCCGGTTCTTCGACGAACCGTTCCCGGGGCATATCGGGTATGGGGTTCTCCGAAAAGGCAATCTTGATGGCTTTGCGCCAGCCCCGGTCGCCACCCACATCCGCTTTTGTAAAGGTGGCGTTCACCGTCGTGTATAGCCACCAGCGCTCTTCCGGCTCCAGCCCTGTCCAGTTGGCAATCACATTGGGAATGAGACTTTCGTCAATGTCCTCCACTGCCCAGGCGAGGAGGGTCAGTTCCTTCCCGAAGTGGGGAGCCAGAATGTTGTCCTTTCCAACTTTCCACGAAACGGATCGCTGACCGGCAGCCCGGATTCGCTTGTTAAACTGATTTCTTGCCGTCTCTGCGATGCGTTCCCAGCGGTAATGTTCCAGCTCAACCTTGATGACTGGTCTTTTCTGGGGAACATCAGTTTCCCCGTCATTCCACTCGTAGTGTTCTTCAACAATAACAGGATTCTTTTCCCCATCAGAGACCTGAACTACAAAGTGGTGCGCGGATTCCCCAGGGTCAAAGCCGAAACCGATGAACTGGCGTTTCCTGCGGGCGCTCACTGGCTTACTTCCCCTTCCTTCACTTCCGTTTTCAGATCCACCACCATGTCAAGGAGCTGCTGACCGGAGTCGAACTTGAGACTCCCCACATCGATGCTGAGCGCTCCATCGGTGACAAATTCCTTGAGTAACTCGGCTCCTTGCTCAAAATGCTGAATGGCATGGTAGGAGTTATCAGAGGTGCTAAGCTGAATCCAACGGGTATCCCTCATGACGGTCAAGCAGACACCTCCCAGCTCAGCCCCGTACTTCTTGGCCGTCTCCAGAAATTTGTATGTTTCTCCCGTCGCGTCCTTCTTAAAACTTCTCTTCCAAATGGCCGCTTTGTTACGGTCAATCTTGGTCCCTTCATCAATCTTTCCCTTTGGCGCGGGGATACTTTCCTGGTGGGATTTGATCCCTTCCGCTTCTGCTATTGCAAGGATCACTTGGCAGTCTTTTGGAATCTCAAAGGGCTTTTCATAGGGTGTCCCGTGGGTTTCTGCGCTTGAACCGTCCGTCGTGTACTTGATAGTCCCTTTTGGAACAGCCTGTAGCTCGCATTTACGCTCTGTAGCTTCCTGATAGAAGCGGTGCTTAACGAAAATGGTATTCGTCCAGGTAACCGGCTCTCCCGTACCATGTTCTCCCGTTGAATCCACGCAAAGGAAGGAGAGCTTCATGGCCTTTGTCTTGATGTCATAATCTTCCAGTTTCTTTGAGGATGCGGTTGCCACGTCGCCTGTTGCCATGTGCACAACATCCCCATTGAGGGGACGGATGCGAACAGTCACCTGACCCGTATTTTCATCCCGGTTGAGCACCTGTACTTGAACGGAGGTTCTCGGTTTCTCAAAGGGGCCACGGTCGACATAGCCCATTGTTTCACGCCAGATGTCCCGTTTGACAAGTTC is a genomic window containing:
- a CDS encoding DUF3780 domain-containing protein; this translates as MSARRKRQFIGFGFDPGESAHHFVVQVSDGEKNPVIVEEHYEWNDGETDVPQKRPVIKVELEHYRWERIAETARNQFNKRIRAAGQRSVSWKVGKDNILAPHFGKELTLLAWAVEDIDESLIPNVIANWTGLEPEERWWLYTTVNATFTKADVGGDRGWRKAIKIAFSENPIPDMPRERFVEEPETIRLPQKAKMPTDKIIHGPFPKKKKRNIKSPSKQGGLFSEL